The genomic window CGCGTTCCGAGCGGATGGTGGCCAGCCGCGTATCGGTTGGCCACCAACACCTCTGAAACGTCCACTATTGCCGAATAGGCGCAGCACAGCGAGGCTCCTCGCGTCGTAAGCCCCCGCGTGCCGGACCAACTCGACAGACGAACTCAGTCGCCGACTTCAGAGCCGCGTGGCAGCTCACTACCGGGGGCGCACCACCCGGTAAGACGATCCATCAGATCAAGCACATGTTCTTCGGCAGGATCCTCGTAGTTCCGCAAAACCCCTGCCCGCGTTCTGATTTGCAGACGTGCGGCAGTACAGGCGCGGATAACGTCTGCGAGAGCGATTCCCGACGATAGTGCGGCCTCGGCAACTACAGCCAGTGCAGCACTGGGCTGTTCGCCACTGGCTGCCGTCACGAGATCGCCGGACAATCGCGGATCCGCGCCGCGGCCAGCGCTACGGAGGGGTCCGGCCAACGCGTCAGCCGGTTCGGAGCTGCTCACACTGCCAGTATGAGGGCGTCCACTCAGCACTTTCTCTGACAGGGCAAACCGGCCTTCGACCCAACACCCAATCGGTGTGATTGCGACTCAGTGCCAGATCCTGACCACCAACTCACCGCGTGGATTCGACCCAATCCTGCCTCCATAGACCGGGACCACGCCAGTCATACTGCCCGTTGCTGTAACGCAACGTCCGCACATGCCGCGACCCGCGCGTTCGCGAACGTTCGCCTCTGCCGAATGTCGTGTACTCCTCTGGGAGTCCGCCTCCGCCGGGCGCTCGATGATCGAACACCCGGCACGGTCTCCATCGCCCTGGGCCAGGTCAACCCGGTCCCCTCACAAAGATGGCTCCGGTCAACCGAGATGCCGACGTAAGCGGCATCTCGGTGAGTGCCGGAGCCACCTTCAACATCGTGATCCGATGGAGGATGGGGACCAGGTGATCGTCCGGAGAGCGCGTCGCCGTCAATGACGCACTGCGCCGGTACCACTCAGGTCAGGTCGCAGGTCCAAGCGTACTATTTGCGATCCGCTCGAGCGCGCTCCGAACTGTAGGTGTGCGACTCGGCAGTGCACCTTTCACATCGGCAGCGGATCGGCCGCCAGGCACCTCCAGGCCGGAGCCGCACTGACGATTCGATCTCATGGAACGCGCGGTAATGCCGCATGGAGCGCGTTCAGCCGACCCATCCACGGGGCGCGCGGCGACGAACCTTGTTGTGGCACGCGGTGATCGCACATTCCATAAGAGAGACGAGCACAGCAGATATGAGGGACACAGCTTCCTTGTCGGTTATCTCTTCTTTGGAAGCAGCCTTCTTGGCCAGAGTATCCATCGATTCTTGGATGCTTGGGGAGAAGGCGTCCTTGCTGGCGTACAGGTTGAAGCCGATCACCGTCTCGGCGCCCTCTTCCAAGTTCCCGACGCCGGTGAGTAGTTTGTCCATCCCACGCGCGACTGCCTTGCCGTCCTTCGCGTTTTCGATCTCGTCAACCGCGCTTTGCAGGTCTTCCGGCAGCGCTTCCTTGATCGCCTTGCCCTGATCTTTGCACGACTGCGATGTCGATTGCGCCTGCGCGGGTACGTGTCCGCTCTCGATCGCGAGAATCAAACCGCAGGCCGTCGCACACACGCCTATCACCAAACCGACTCGCACCCATGATCGCGAATTCCCCACCATAGACCTCACAGAGGTTCCTTCCTTGCTGTCGCGCTGAGCTTGTCGCGGTGTATTCGGCGCGGTCGGCCCTTCAAATGGGGATTGCAGGTCGATCCGTCGGCCCCAACCGGCCGCCGGATGCAAGGCAACTGGAACCACGACAAAGCCCACCACCGCTGCCGCTTCCCGGCCGAATACGCCATCGCCAACAACATCGACCATCCAGCAGTGGTTTACCTGCGAGGAGACCAAATCATCGGCCCCGTCGACTCCTGGCTCGCCCAAGTCTTTCGCCGCGATCAGATCGAGCAATCCCTCGCCATGCTCGAACAAGCCCAACCAGACAGCAGCGCGACAGTAACCTCGATGCGCGCTATCCAGCAGTCACTGAACGAATACGACCGCAAGCTCAACAGCTACCGCGCGGCGCTCGAGGCAGGCACCGACCCCCCTGATCGCGACCTGGACACGACAGGCCCGAGCCGAATGAGAAGTCGCCGGCCAGCTGACCGCCATGGAGGCCACAACCGAAGCCCGGCCCACACTGAGCCGCAATGAGATTCGCCGACTCGTGAAGTCTTTCGGCGGACTGATGAAGATCCTGCGAGCCGCCGATCCCACCGACAAACTCGAGGTCTACCGACAACTCGGCCTCAAAATGACCTACAACCACGAAACACGGGTGGTGGTGGCTGAAGTTCAGCCACCACCACCCGTGTGCGTAATGGTTGTGTCCGGAGGGGGACCGTTTGTCCCGATCGAGCGCGCGGGTCGCGGCAGTAAGGGTCACCGCACGTAGCGGGCCTCCTGTGCGGTAAACCTGCGGCTACCTAATCTCAATCACTGGCGGGGGTGATGGGTTGAAGGCGCGGGAGGACGATCCAGGCGATGGATCGAAATCCTGCCTGAACCGTCCAAGTGACGTCCATGACTTCGCGCTGGTGGCGGCCCAGCTCATCCCCTAACTGGGCTTGGCAGACCAGCGTGCTGTGCTCTCCGGGACTGCCATATCGACGCTGTCGCCCGACCATATCCCTTGGTCATCGAGGTGGCCGGTCAATCGGCCTTTGCGGCCGTCGATCCAATGGATCTCGAACACCACGTCGCGGGCACCCAGTTGGCCTGCTCGGATCGCTCCCGTGCTTCCGTCGTAGGCCGCGCTGCCGTCGAAGTTACCTGCACCATCGGCAGGGTTCACGTCCAGCTGAATGAGAAAGCCGTTGGTCTGCCACATTGTCCACCGGCCGATGAACACCCCCAGCCCGGCGAGCCGCTGCTTCGCAGTGTCGAGCTTCGCCGCGTCGCCGAGCCGGGTGAACACGTCCACCGCCTCGCGCAGCGCGGTGATCGCCTCGTCGCGCCTGCCCGCCTCGGCCAGGTAGGTGGCCAACGGGTCCACCAGGATCTCGCCGAGACCCGGGTACGCCGGGTCGTACTCGGCGATGTCGCGGGCCAGCGACTCGCCCTCCCGCGCCCGCGTGATCGCACCGTCCCGGTCGCCGGCCGACCAGAGTGCTCTTGCCTCGTCGGTGAGCGCCCGCACCCTGGCCTGCGCGTGAGCCAACGCCCCCTGTCGCGCCGGAGCGATCACCTCCGGAACGTGCCAGCCGCCAGTGCCCTCCACCCACATGACCTTGATCGAACCGTCCGGCGCGACGAATATCGCATCCAACTGATCCCGAAACCCTTGCCGAACCAATGTGATCGGCGTGTTCGGGCGGATTGTTCCGGCCGGGGCGATGGTTTCGGGGGCGTGCCAGCCGCCGGTCCCTTCTACCCACATGAGCTTGACCTCGCCGTTGGGTCCGGCGAATACCGCATCCAGCTGGTCATGATCGCCCTGTACCGCCAACGCGATCGGCGTGTTCGAGCCTATTGTTCCGGCCGGGGCGATGGTTTCGGGGGCGTGCCAGCCGCCGGTCCCTTCTACCCACATGAGCTTGACCTCGCCGTTGGGTCCGGCGAATACCGCATCCAGCTGGTCATGATCGCCCTGTACCGCCAACGCGATCGGCGTGTTCGAGCCTATTGTTCCGGCCGGTGCGATGGTTTCGGGGCCGTGCCAGCCGCCGGTCCCTTCTACCCACATGAGCTTGACCTCGCCGTTGGGTCCGGCGAATACCGCATCCAGCTGGTCATGATCGCCCTGTACCGCCAACGCGATCGGCGTGTTCGAGCCTATTGTTCCGGCCGGTGCGATGGTTTCGGGGCCGTGCCAGCCGCCGGTCCCTTCTACCCACATGAGCTTGACCTCGCCGTTGGGTCCGGCGAATACCGCATCCAGCTGGTCATGATCGCCCTGTACCGCCAACGCGATCGGCGTGTTCGAGCCTATCGTTCCGGCCGGGGCGATGGTTTCGGGGCCGGTCCAACCCTGCTGCCTCTCCCTCCCGTAGACGATCTTTACTTCACCATTTGGTCCAGCGAACAACGCGTCGAACTGCTTCAGCGACCCATGCCTTTCCAATGCAATGGGAGTGCGGGGGCGCGCGGTGCCCGACGGGGCGATCGTGCTGATGGGCGTCCAGCCCCCGCCGGAGCCGGAGACCGACGTTACTTCGAGTGATCCGTCGAGCCCGACTACGACCGCGTTCACATCGTCGTCAACACGCGCGGCAGTGATCGGCGCACCGGCGGGCAGGCCCGCGGTGGACGGTCCTACCCGATAAGAGATCCAATAGTGCGAATTGTCACCACAGCCCGGCGGGCTATTGGTGCCAGGATTGTCCTCGCTGAAGATATTGACCTTGCCCCCGGCGGTCATGACGGCCAATTCGGCAGCGGTCCACATGAATGCGCCGCCAGCCACCTGCCCGTCACAGTCGGCCGTGAGCATGTTCAGCACCTGCTGAGCGGCCAAGATTCCGCCGAAACCGGCAAGATAGGCAAGACTTGCCGCACCCGCACTGGCTCCAGGCTCGACCACCTTGCCTGCCAACGCACCCGCGAACGAATCGGCCGCCTTATTGAGCACGTCTACGAAGCCGCTTTCCTTGTGTCCGCCGTTGACGAGCAGGAACGACCAGGCGACCCATCCGCCATCTGGATTGTCCGGGGTGGGGCCCGGTACCGAAACCTCGTCCCAGGGCAGGAAGAGCCGCCCCTCGTCGCCCGTCCCCCAGTCACCGAGCGCGCCTCCGTGTGAGCCCCAATGCTTGTGCAGACCACCCGCAGCGTTGTACACCGTCAGACCTGTGGACGCGTACAGCGTGTCCTTCTGCGCCGATCGGAGCGATGCGATGTGAAAACTATCGATGCCGAATCTGTAAGTCCCCATATGTACTACTCCTCCACTTACAACAGGAACGCGGTCGAAGCCCGCCCCCTGTATGTTTTCGATGCCCGTGCTCGAAGCCGGGTCTGATCTGGCCTAACCGGACCACCGCTGAGCGGCTCGACCTCCTCTGCCTGGCCACCGCTTCGGAGCCGTCCACGCTCCCGTCCCGTTCACCGACGCCACGTTCAGCGTGCCGGAGTTGTCGACGAACGCTGCGGTGAGCGAGTTGTCGTTCGCCTGGCCAAGCGCTTGTAGGCCCCGGTGATGATCTGGGTGTCCTGTTTGACCAGGGCGACGACGCTGCCGGGCACCCCGTTGCCGATCAGGTCGCCGGTGTCCGACGTGTTGGGTGATCTCATGGTTTCCCCTCGGATGAAAACGGATGACAATAGCGGTCTATCCCGGTCCCGTTGTTTCCCGCCGGGGAAAGGTTGAGGAAACAAAGGAGCTTGAGGTGCCACGAGCGGAGCGGCCACTGGACACGGTCGACACGACGCTCGGCCGGTTCGCTGATGGCCTGCGGAAACTGCGTGAGAAGGCGGGCAGCCCGACCTACCGCGAACTCGCGTCGCGAGTGGATTACTCGGTGGCTGCGCTGTCCAAGGCAGCCGCTGGGCGGACTCTGCCGAGCCTCGCCGTCACCGTCGCCTACGTCCGGGCGTGCGATGGCGACGTCGACTTGTGGCGCGAGCGGTGGCGCGAGGTTGCCGCCGAGCTGGCACTTGAATCCGAATCCGAATCCGAACCTGATACCGGTCCCGCGCCGTACGCCGGGCTGGCCGCGTTCCAAGCGGCCGACGCGGACCGGTTCTTCGGCCGGGACGCGGTGGTCGGCGAACTGGTCGGGCTGGTGCGGGAGCGACGGTTCACCGGCGTGTTCGGCGCGTCCGGGGCGGGCAAGTCATCGGTGCTGCGCGCGGGACTGCTGGCGCGGACCCCCGGCGTGGTGATCACCCCCGGCCCGGAGCCGATGGTTGAGCTCACCCGGGCCGCAGGGGCCGACCTGCTGGTCGTCGACCAGTTCGAGGAGGTGTTCACCCTCTGCGGCGATGACGAGCGGCGGCGGTTCATCGACGCGCTCGTTGAGCTTCCCCGGGTGGTCATCGGCGTCCGTGCCGACTTCTACGGCCGGTGCGGGGACCACCCCCGATTGATCGACGCACTGCGCGGCGGCCAGCTCCTCATCGGTCCGATGAGCGCCGAGGACCTGCGGCAGGCGATCACCCGCCCGGCGGCCGGTTCCGGCTGCATGGTCGAGGCTGCATTGGTATCACGGCTGATCGCCGACGCCACTGGTCAGCCGATGGCCCTGCCGCTGGTGTCGCACGCGCTGCTGGAGACATGGCGCAGGCGCAGCGGCGCCACGCTGACCGTTGCCGGGTACGAGGCCGTCGGCGGCATCGAGCACGCGATCGCCCGGACCGCCGAACGGGTCCACGCCGCGCTCTCCCCGCCGGAGCAGGACATCGCCCGCCACCTGTTCCTGCGCATGACCGCCGTCGGCGAGACCGCCGATCACCTCAAGCGTCGCGTCCGCCGCCAGGAGCTCGACACCGATGACGGAACGCTCGCCATTCTGGAACGGCTCACCAGGGCTCGGCTGCTGACCGTCGACGAGGACACTGTCGACATCACCCATGAGGCGCTGATCCGGTGCTGGCCACGCCTGCGCGAATGGGTCGCTGAAGACCGCGACGGCCTGCGGATCCACCGCCTGCTCACCGACGCCACCGACGCCTGGGAGGCGCACGACCGCGATCCGGGCACGCTCTACCGAGGAGTCCGCCTCGCTGTCAGCCGCGACTGGGCGGCCGACAACGACGCCGCGCTCACCACCCGCGAACGCGGGTTCCTCACTACGAGCCTGGACGCGGAGACGACCGAGCGCGCCACCGCCGTCCGGCAGGCGCGCCGGTTGCGCAGGCTGGTCGCGCTGCTCGCCGTACTACTGGTGCTGGCGACGGCAGCCACCGTGTTCGCGGTGCGCTCGGAACGCGCCGCCGAGCGGGAGCGGACCGTCGCGATCGCCCGCCGGGTGCTGACCGACGCGACCGCGCTCCGGTCGGCGAACCCGGGGCTCGCCGCGCAGCTCGCCCTCGCCGCGCACCGGATGGCGCCGCTCGCGGAGACCCGCGACGCCCTGCTCAGCGCATACGGAACGGCGCACTCGACCCGGCTCACCGGCCACGCGAGCAACGAGATCTTCCTCGCGTACGCCCCGGATGGCCGGGTGGTGGCGACCGTCGGCGAGGACCAGACACTGCGTTTGTGGGCCACATCCGACCCCGCCGGCCCGAGGGAGATCATGGCGCTTCAGCTCGGGGAGCGGTTGATGGCGGTGGGTTTCGCGCCGGGCGGAGCCACGATGGTGACGATCGGGGAGCGCGGCACCCGGATATGGGATGTGACCGATCCGCGTTCCCCGGCCGAACTCGCGAGGATGGGCGCCCCAGCGAGCACGATCGCCTCGGTGGCGTTCCACGGCAACGTCATGGCGACCGCGACGAACGATAAGTCCGTCCAGCTCTGGGACATCCGCGACCCCCGGCGGCCCCAGGAATTGGGCGCGTTCTCCGGTGACGCGGATCGATTGCACCAGTTGGCGTTCAGCCCGGACGGCCGGACGATGGCCGCCGCAGGCGGCGACACCGTCGGGCTGTGGGACGTCACCGACCCGCGCACGCCCCGTCCGATCCGCGTTCTGACCGGGCACGCGGCGCTCGTCTCCGGCGTGACGTTCAGTCCGGACGGCCGGTTCATCGCGACAGCGAGCTGGGACCACGACGTGCGGCTCTGGCCGGTCCCAGATGGTGCGCCCGCCGTCCTCTCCGGGCACGCGGCCGCCGTCACCTCGGTCGCGTTCAGCCCGGACGGTCGCTGGCTGGCCTCCACCGGCGGCGGCACGATCCTGTGGGACGTGACCGATCCGGCGCGCCCCGGCAATGTCACCACGATCCCCGGCGGCCGGTCGGCGGTGGCGTTCAGCCCGGACAGCGCGACGGTCGCCGCCGTCGACGACGACAAAGCTGTTCGGCTGCAAGACCTTCGGGCGCTCCCACTGGTCGGCCACCGCGACATCGTCGCGGACGCCGCGTTCGCCCCGGACGGCCGAGTCCTGGCCACTGCCAGCTGGGACGGGACCGCACGCCTGTGGGACGTCAGCGATCCCCGCGTCCGGCGCCCGCTGGCCACGCTCACCGTCGGCGCCCGCCCGAGCCGGTCGGTGGCGTTCTCCCCCGACGGCCGCACGCTGGCGACCGCGTCCGAGGACGGTATCGCCGTGCTGTGGAAAGTCGATGATCCCCGACGGCCGCACCGGCTGTCCGAGATCGCCCCGGGGCCGGGCGAGGTCGTCGCGGTCGCGTTCAGCCCGGACGGCCGCGTGCTGGCGGTCGGCGGGCACCAGGGCGTGAGCCTGTGGGACGCGACCGGTCCGCGACTGGTCGCCCGGCTCGGTGACCGCCCCGAACTGGTGTGGTCGCTGGTGTTCAGCCCAGACGGCCGGACAATCGTCGCCAGCGGCGCCGGCCAGCGCAAGACCCAGATGTGGGACGTCGGCGATCCGCGATCCCCGCGAGAGCTGGAGCTCCCACCGGGCGACTACGTGGTCACCGCCCGATCGTTCAGCCCGTACGGACGGATCCTGGCCACCCTGAACGCCCCCGACAAGTCGGTGCGGCTATTCGACGTGACCGACATAAGCCGCCCGCGGCCCGTGACCACGCTTCCCGGCCACCCCGGCATGGTGTGGATGTCAGCGTTCAGCCCGGACGGGCGCCTGCTGGCCACCGCCGACACCGACGGGGCGATCCGGCTGTGGGACGTGACGCGACCGGACCGCCCGGTGCACGCCGGCACCATAACCGGCCATAGCGACGACGTTGGCGCGGTGGTGTTCAGCCCAGACGGCCACCTCCTGGCCAGCACATCCGCAGACCGCTCAGCCCGCGTCTGGGAGACCGACACCGCCCGCATCGAGGCAAGCATCTGCGCCACGGTGCGCCCGCGGATCAGCCGCGAGGAGTGGAAGCGCTACCTCCCGGAGATGGACTACGAACCGCCGTGCGGGCCATGAGCTACCGCCGTGCGGGCCATGAGCTTCGGCCTCCGCGAGGAGTGATCCCACCTGCCCGGTGTGGCGGCCAGCGGCGACCACAGCGTCGGGTTCGGTGTCAGCGGCAAACACCGGATCGAGAGCCCGGTCTCGCCGTGACATGGCATGAACCCGAGGTGCAGCCATCCTGGTAGGGGCTGACCATGAGCTATAGCGCCGAATTCTTCGACGATATCCCGGTCGAACGCTTTCACGCCGCTCTTCAAGCCGAAGGCTGCGATGAAATGGACCGCCCTGGCTCCACCTGCCCGCTTAACCTGCTGCCACTCTTTCAGGACCCTGGCCCTTTGTTTCCGGCGTTCACCGGCAACTGGCCTACGCTCCTGGCGACTATCCGCGGGCAGAAGGGATCCACCACGCGACCCTCAAGCTGCCGGTCTGGCACCGAAACGAGGACCTACCGCTGGTCGACCGCTACATCGAAGCCATCTACAAAGTCATCGCACACCACGCCGACCTGAAAGGATAGGAACTGATGATCGACACCATGCTGCTGGAGAACCTCGTTCAGGACGCCGAACGAGACGGGGTGCAACAACTCGTCGTCGGCGCGGTCGTCCAGTACCACGGCAAAGTGCTTCTGCTGCAACGACCCGTCGACGACTTCATGGGAGGCATCTGGGAATTGCCCAGCGGGAAGGTCGAGCCGGGTGAGACGCTCGGCACTGCGCTGATCCGCGAAGTCAAGGAAGAGACCGGCCTCGACGTCGCCGACATCCAGGAGTACCTCGGTGACTTCGACTATCAATCTGGCAGCGGCAAGAAGAGCCGCCAATTCAACTTCACCATCGACGTCACCGCCCCCGACCCGGTCGAGCTGACCGAGCACGACGCCTACACCTGGACCAGCCTCACCGAGGACCCGCCGGTTACAGACGCCGTGAAGCAGGTCCTCGCCCACCATGCAAAAGTAAGGACTGACCTGCCGTAAGGACAGTCACCACCGACTCGGAAAGAGCGCGTGCGTGAGTACTGCCGCACCCAAAGCCATTGCGGAGGGAAAGCCTCAGCGGCACACAGTGATCGGGGATGTCCATCTGACGCACGCGAGGCTCCGCCGGTTCCGCCAGCACACCTCGGGACTGGTGACTACGCGCGGGGACCTAGGTTCCGGCGGTTCGACACTCCGGCTGATCGTGGCGGGTGCGAAGTGCAGCATCTACCTGTGCCGCATCAACACTGGTCTTCTGGCCCCAGAGTGGTGCGGCTGCTGCGAGTTTATCGGTCAGGCTGTGTACCAGGCGTTGTTCGTGGTCGGCGGTGCGAGTGCCTTCGGCGATGACCTTGGCGTAGCGGACCGTGTCGAGGACGGCGGACTTGATCTTTTCGTGGACGAGGTACACCTCGAGATCGTGTTCCCAGTTGCCGCAGAGGGCCTCGGGTTCGGCTGCCGCCCACGCGGTGAGGAACTGCCGATGTTCCTCGGGCCAGTAGCCCATTTTGTGGAGGTGGATGGCGCCGTCGCATACCGGGTCCCCGTACAGGGCAAGTTCCCAATCCAAGAACACTGTCCGGCCGTTGCGGATAATCATGCTCTTGCGATGTAGGTCGGTGTGGATCATTCGAAATGGCTTGGGCTGTAGGGCTTTCCATGTCCCGTGCAGCGGTTCGAACGGGTCGGCGGGTACTCCGAGCTTGTGATACAGCGCGCCGGCAGGCCACGCATGCCAGCGAAACAGCACCCACACGAAACCACGAGCAATGCACGATAATGCCGCAGTGCGGGCGTTCTGCCTCGGCGAGAACGACTGCGGCGCAGAACATCCGGATTTGCCGATTACACGATGTGGTACAGCGGCGTGGTCTTACCTGGGTCATCAGAGGATGCCGACTCGGCGGCAGCGCGGGCGCGGTTGTCCTACAGGGTGTGTCGGCTGACCGGTAGTCAGCAAAATTCTGGGCGTCGTCTATCGCCATGCCGGGCGGTATCGTTCGGCCATGTCAGATGTGAGGCCGCGCTTCGCTCGGCGCGGCGGCGACCAGCTGACCACAGCCGTCGCAGGGTGGGAGCCGATGCGAATCGCGCGCACCGCTGAATGGGTAGGGTACGCGTTTCTGGTCGCGGGGTGGGTCGCGGTGACCCTCGGACTGTGGTCGACGCCGTCGCCGGATCCGGCGTTCGATCTGGATACGAACGGACTGTTTGCCGCGGTGTTCTATGTGTACGGACCCTTGTTCGCCGTATTCACACCGGGCCTGCTCGTCGTCGGCGTCCGGGTGGTGCGGAGCCGGGTCGAATCCTGGACGCTCGTCGTTGCCGGGCTGACGATGGGTCTATACACCCAATTCGTCGCGACATTGACCTTCCTCACCGACCATCGGCCGCACCTGCCCGGGTACGTCGACGTGAGTCTGGCCTGCACTGCTGGCGCGTGCGTTGCCGCACTTGTGGCGGTTTTCGTGCGCCGGTGGCCCAGCCGCAGTTACCCCCGCTGGATTGCTGTTGTCGCGTTGTTCGTGGCGGTGTCCGCGGTCGGGCCGCTGATCACCTCGCACGGCGAGCGGTTGGGGCCGGTCGGGTTGCTGTCCGCACATCCGGAGTGCGGGCTCACGATGTCGGACTGGGTCGACGCCGACGGCACGGCGGTCTACACAGGAAACATCGATGCCAGGTACCGCCCGGATACGGAGGTAAAACCCGCGCCGATCGGCCCCGTCGAGGTGACCGTGACACTCACCGACGGAAAGATGACGACGGCGATATCGCCGGACAATCCTGCGGCGATGGCCAACACGTCGGAGCTGCGACGTAAGTCTCGCTCGCTCGTCGCCTCGGCGCAGCACGCCGAAGTCAGGGTGATCAGCAGGATGGAGTCGCCGGAATGCGACCGCGGAACCCGCGTTATCGCCGTGACGTTCAGCGGGACCGCGGCGAAAAACGATACTAAAGGAAGACCCGTCGAGCTGCATCACATCGACGGACAGTTGACTCGAGTGGTCGAATGAAAACAACAGCACGCAGGTAGGTCGGACGTCGTCGATCGCGTCGCCGGACGATCGCGATGCGAGACAGTTACATCTCACCTTGGTGGCCCGTCCAGGTCCAGCGGCGATGTCCGCTCATGCCGCATGCCGCGCGTTCTCGACGTGTCGATGTCAGCGGACTTGATCCAGGAGACGCGGTATAGTTCGAACCTATGTTCGATGATGGCCGGAGGAGTTCAGCCCGTCACTACGTCGGGTCGTCGAACCTCCGACGCCTGTCATCGTTGACCTCGGCCAAGCGATCTCAACT from Nocardia iowensis includes these protein-coding regions:
- a CDS encoding tetratricopeptide repeat protein encodes the protein MGTYRFGIDSFHIASLRSAQKDTLYASTGLTVYNAAGGLHKHWGSHGGALGDWGTGDEGRLFLPWDEVSVPGPTPDNPDGGWVAWSFLLVNGGHKESGFVDVLNKAADSFAGALAGKVVEPGASAGAASLAYLAGFGGILAAQQVLNMLTADCDGQVAGGAFMWTAAELAVMTAGGKVNIFSEDNPGTNSPPGCGDNSHYWISYRVGPSTAGLPAGAPITAARVDDDVNAVVVGLDGSLEVTSVSGSGGGWTPISTIAPSGTARPRTPIALERHGSLKQFDALFAGPNGEVKIVYGRERQQGWTGPETIAPAGTIGSNTPIALAVQGDHDQLDAVFAGPNGEVKLMWVEGTGGWHGPETIAPAGTIGSNTPIALAVQGDHDQLDAVFAGPNGEVKLMWVEGTGGWHGPETIAPAGTIGSNTPIALAVQGDHDQLDAVFAGPNGEVKLMWVEGTGGWHAPETIAPAGTIGSNTPIALAVQGDHDQLDAVFAGPNGEVKLMWVEGTGGWHAPETIAPAGTIRPNTPITLVRQGFRDQLDAIFVAPDGSIKVMWVEGTGGWHVPEVIAPARQGALAHAQARVRALTDEARALWSAGDRDGAITRAREGESLARDIAEYDPAYPGLGEILVDPLATYLAEAGRRDEAITALREAVDVFTRLGDAAKLDTAKQRLAGLGVFIGRWTMWQTNGFLIQLDVNPADGAGNFDGSAAYDGSTGAIRAGQLGARDVVFEIHWIDGRKGRLTGHLDDQGIWSGDSVDMAVPESTARWSAKPS
- a CDS encoding NUDIX hydrolase; protein product: MIDTMLLENLVQDAERDGVQQLVVGAVVQYHGKVLLLQRPVDDFMGGIWELPSGKVEPGETLGTALIREVKEETGLDVADIQEYLGDFDYQSGSGKKSRQFNFTIDVTAPDPVELTEHDAYTWTSLTEDPPVTDAVKQVLAHHAKVRTDLP
- a CDS encoding phosphotransferase, with product MWVLFRWHAWPAGALYHKLGVPADPFEPLHGTWKALQPKPFRMIHTDLHRKSMIIRNGRTVFLDWELALYGDPVCDGAIHLHKMGYWPEEHRQFLTAWAAAEPEALCGNWEHDLEVYLVHEKIKSAVLDTVRYAKVIAEGTRTADHEQRLVHSLTDKLAAAAPLWGQKTSVDAAQVDAALRTRHDQPECRTAGT